A genomic segment from Gopherus evgoodei ecotype Sinaloan lineage chromosome 6, rGopEvg1_v1.p, whole genome shotgun sequence encodes:
- the TRIM23 gene encoding E3 ubiquitin-protein ligase TRIM23 isoform X3, which translates to MCCQHQVHAIEFVCLEEDCQTSPLMCCVCKEYGKHQGHKHSVLEPEANQIRASILDMAHCIRTFTEEISDYSRKLVGIVQQIEGGEQIVEDGVGMAHTEHAPGTAENARSCVRAYFSDLHETLCRQEEMALSVVDAHVREKLIWLRQQQEDMTILLSQVSTACLHCEKTLQQDDCRVVLAKQEITRLLETLQKQQQQFTELADHIQLDASIPVTFTKDNRVHIGPKMEIRVVTLGLDGAGKTTILFKLKQDEFMQPIPTIGFNVETVEYKNLKFTIWDVGGKHKLRPLWKHYYLNTQAVVFVVDSSHRDRVSEAHSELAKLLTEKELRDALLLIFANKQDVAGALSVEEITEMLSLHKLCCGRSWYIQGCDAQSGMGLYEGLDWLSRQLVAAGVLDVA; encoded by the exons ATGTGTTGCCAGCACCAGGTGCATGCCATTGAATTTGTTTGCTTAGAAGAAGATTGTCAGACCAGTCCCCTTATGTGTTGTGTCTGTAAAGAATATGGAAAGCATCAAGGTCATAAG CATTCTGTTTTGGAACCAGAAGCAAACCAGATCCGTGCATCCATTTTAGACATGGCACACTGTATAAGAACCTTCACAGAAGAAATCTCAGACTATTCCAGAAAACTAGTTGGAATTGTTCAGCAAATTGAAGGAGGAGAACAAATAGTGGAAGATGGAGTTGGAATGGCCCATACAGAACAT GCCCCAGGTACTGCAGAAAATGCCCGTTCATGCGTCCGAGCCTATTTTTCTGATCTTCATGAAACCCTTTGTCGCCAGGAAGAAATGGCACTTAGTGTGGTTGACGCACATGTGCGGGAGAAATTGATTTGGCTCAGACAACAGCAAGAAGACATGACTATCCTGTTGTCACAGGTTTCAACTGCTTGTCTTCATTGTGAAAAGACTTTACAGCAG GATGACTGCAGAGTAGTGTTGGCTAAACAGGAGATTACAAGGCTACTAGAAACATtacaaaaacagcagcagcaatttaCGGAACTTGCAGATCATATACAGCTTGATGCTAGCATTCCTGTCACTTTTACAAAG GACAACAGAGTACATATTGGACCAAAAATGGAGATTCGAGTTGTGACCCTAGGATTAGACGGAGCTGGCAAAACAACTATTTTGTTTAAGTTAAAGCAGGATGAGTTCATGCAACCTATTCCAACAATAG GTTTTAATGTTGAAACTGTAGAATATAAAAATCTGAAGTTTACtatttgggatgtaggagggaaGCACAAATTGAGGCCTTTGTGGAAACATTATTACCTCAATACACAAG cgGTGGTATTTGTTGTCGATAGCAGTCACAGAGACAGAGTTAGTGAAGCACACAGTGAACTTGCAAAGTTATTAACAGAGAAAGAATTGCGGGATGCCCTGCTGCTGATCTTTGCCAATAAGCAG GATGTAGCAGGGGCTCTTTCAGTAGAAGAAATCACAGAAATGCTGAGTCTCCATAAACTCTGCTGCGGCCGTAGCTGGTATATTCAGGGCTGTGATGCTCAAAGTGGCATGGGACTATATGAAGGATTGGACTGGCTTTCAAGGCAACTAGTGGCCGCAGGTGTTCTGGATGTGGCTTAA